From the genome of Bacteroidia bacterium:
GCACCTTTTTTGTTATTGATAATCAATGAACTAAGGGATAAAATTCACGGACTTATTCATTGCACTGGTGGGGGGCAAACAAAGTGCCTGCATTTTATAGATAAACTGCATATCGTTAAAAACAATCTATTTCCGGTTCCCCCTATATTTCAACTTATTCAGCAAACGATGCCCACACCTTGGTCGGCGATGTATAAAACTTTTAATATGGGGCATCGTCTTGAAATTTATACGGATATTCAAACTGCAAACCAAATCATTCAGGCAGCACATTCTTTCAACCTAAAAGCTCAAGTTATAGGATTTTGTGAGCCTTCAGCCCACAAAAAACTCACCATACAGGTTGGAGATTCCTGCTACGAATATTGATATTCAGGTCGTTTTGTAGGTAATATTTTTGTTTCTAACTGTATTTTAATCATTGTGTTGTAGCATTCCGACATAGGAGTTGTAGCGGGATGTGGCTATTTTTTGATTTTGTACAGCTTCTTTGACTGCGCAAGCCGGCTCATTCAGATGTAGGCAGTTAGAAAATTTACACTGATGCATCCGACTTCTAATTTCAGGAAACCATTGGCCAATCTCGTTTTTTTGGAATCCTGTTAAACTAAATTCACGAACACCTGGCGCGTTAATCACTGCCCCTCCCAGATTTGGTAGCTGGTGCATCTCTGCAAAAGTTGTAATATGTTTTCCTTGATTACTAAAATTTGATAAACTTCCTACCTTTAAATTTAAACTGGGTTCTGCACGATTTATAATGGTAGATTTTCCGCTACCGGAAAGTCCAATCAAAAAACTTATCCGATTAGACAATATACCTCGAATGGTATCTTGAGCATTTGTATCTAAAGCAGACAAAGCATAAACATCGTATCCAATTGATTCATAGATATTTATATATTTTTTTAATTCTTCATGAAATATCTCGGGAATCAAATCTATTTTGTTGATTATCAACCTTGTAGGAATATGATAGGCTTCTGCTGTAACCAAAATGCGGTCTATGAAGCCCAAAGTAGTTGCGGGAGAACTTAGGGTTATTATCAGCAGTAGCTGGTCAATATTAGCACAAAGAATATGTTCTTGTTTAGAGAGGTTCGTTGCTTTACGTAAGATATAGTTCGTTCTGGGCAGTATTTCAGTGATAAC
Proteins encoded in this window:
- the rsgA gene encoding ribosome small subunit-dependent GTPase A; the encoded protein is MFLGQGTVVRSVGSFYRVLLKHSPDKPIECTLRGKIRLQNLKTTNPIAVGDKVLISRESTGEPVITEILPRTNYILRKATNLSKQEHILCANIDQLLLIITLSSPATTLGFIDRILVTAEAYHIPTRLIINKIDLIPEIFHEELKKYINIYESIGYDVYALSALDTNAQDTIRGILSNRISFLIGLSGSGKSTIINRAEPSLNLKVGSLSNFSNQGKHITTFAEMHQLPNLGGAVINAPGVREFSLTGFQKNEIGQWFPEIRSRMHQCKFSNCLHLNEPACAVKEAVQNQKIATSRYNSYVGMLQHND